One window from the genome of Methylomarinovum caldicuralii encodes:
- a CDS encoding DsbC family protein, translating into MKKILLPLLLLTATAGAETPPDALRQALSRQLPGATIDAIRETPVPGLYEVVIGPHIYYASEDGRYLLRGHLIDLKTRTDLTEAKQAKARLKALEALGEDKMIIFAPEHPKHTISVFTDIDCGYCRRLHSQIDQYLARGIRVRYLFFPRAGKGSHSYDKAIAVWCAKDRRKALTEAKQGKEIELKTCDHPVDQHMALAQQFGVTGTPMIVTETGEILPGYVPPDTLARHLEEAGGQ; encoded by the coding sequence ATGAAGAAAATCCTCCTGCCCCTGCTTCTGTTGACCGCCACCGCCGGCGCCGAGACCCCACCGGACGCCCTGCGCCAGGCTTTGAGCCGGCAGCTGCCGGGAGCGACCATCGACGCCATCAGGGAAACCCCGGTGCCCGGCCTGTACGAGGTGGTCATTGGCCCGCACATTTATTACGCTTCCGAAGACGGCCGTTATCTCCTGCGCGGCCACCTGATCGATCTCAAGACCCGCACCGACCTGACCGAGGCCAAGCAGGCCAAGGCCCGCCTGAAGGCACTGGAAGCGTTGGGCGAGGACAAGATGATCATCTTCGCCCCCGAGCACCCGAAGCACACCATCAGCGTGTTCACCGACATCGACTGCGGTTACTGCCGCCGTCTCCATTCCCAGATCGATCAGTATCTGGCCAGGGGTATCCGGGTGCGCTACCTGTTCTTCCCCCGCGCCGGCAAGGGATCCCATTCCTACGACAAGGCCATCGCGGTCTGGTGCGCCAAGGACCGCCGCAAGGCGCTGACGGAGGCCAAGCAGGGCAAGGAAATCGAACTGAAGACCTGTGACCATCCGGTGGATCAGCATATGGCGCTGGCCCAGCAGTTCGGCGTCACCGGCACGCCGATGATCGTCACCGAAACCGGCGAGATCCTGCCGGGCTACGTGCCCCCGGACACCCTGGCGCGGCATCTGGAGGAAGCCGGAGGGCAATGA
- a CDS encoding PAS domain-containing protein — translation MRERPTPKNHEIKLGEEEFIVSKTDTSGKITYANRVFMEICGYSERELLGVQHNIIRHPDMPRAVFRLLWDTLKEKKEFFGFVKNLCKDGSYYWVFANVTPDIDNGGRVVGYYSVRRQPPLSAIRTIEPIYQEMLRIEKSAGGVKQGIAKAQAYLQDLLAGKGTDYEKFALELYG, via the coding sequence ATGCGCGAGCGACCGACCCCAAAAAACCACGAGATCAAACTCGGAGAAGAGGAATTCATCGTCAGCAAAACCGACACCAGCGGCAAGATCACCTACGCCAACCGAGTGTTCATGGAAATCTGCGGCTACAGCGAGCGGGAGCTTTTGGGAGTGCAGCACAACATCATCCGCCACCCCGACATGCCCCGGGCGGTGTTCCGGCTGCTGTGGGACACCCTCAAGGAGAAGAAGGAATTCTTCGGCTTCGTCAAGAATCTGTGCAAGGACGGCTCCTACTACTGGGTGTTCGCCAACGTTACCCCGGATATTGACAACGGCGGCCGGGTGGTGGGTTACTACTCGGTGCGGCGTCAGCCGCCGCTTTCCGCCATCCGCACCATTGAGCCCATCTACCAGGAAATGCTGCGGATCGAAAAAAGCGCCGGCGGCGTCAAGCAGGGCATCGCCAAGGCCCAAGCTTATCTGCAGGACCTGCTTGCCGGCAAGGGCACCGATTACGAGAAATTCGCGCTGGAACTCTACGGTTGA
- a CDS encoding DUF2442 domain-containing protein — MQHSSTPGKHTSGIEVTGITEHGIWILFHGREYFLAYDDFPWFRDQPSERICHVQEITPGHLYWPDLDVDLSLEIIEHPERFPLLAT; from the coding sequence ATGCAACATTCGTCAACGCCTGGAAAACACACTTCAGGAATCGAAGTGACAGGGATCACTGAGCACGGAATCTGGATACTGTTCCATGGCCGGGAGTATTTCCTGGCATACGACGATTTCCCCTGGTTTCGTGATCAGCCGTCGGAGAGGATCTGCCATGTGCAGGAAATAACTCCCGGGCATCTGTACTGGCCCGATCTGGATGTGGATTTGAGCCTGGAAATCATCGAGCATCCGGAGCGTTTCCCCCTGTTGGCAACGTGA
- a CDS encoding glycosyltransferase: MRVLHLGKYYPPFAGGMEQFLGDLLPALQREGIEPAALVHAHNEAERREKPFPLWRVPSWGRLLYAPVSPAYPQWLAKMIQSFHPDLLHIHLPNPSAFWTLALPAVRRIPWIIHWHADVVASEIDTRLALAYRLYRPLEQALLRHSAKIITTSPPYRDSSEPLKTWRAKTEVVPLGIDPGRLPPPDAADLAWAEAQWQSGILRALCLGRLTYYKGHRVLLEAVARCKDIHLICVGGGELLEELEHQIRQRSLQDRVRLAGQLPERQRNALLASCDVLVLPSVERTEAFGLVLLEAMAYGKPVIATRVPGSGMGWVVENGETGLLVKPDDAAALAQAFDTVREYPGRRGQMGEAGRARLEQRFHIRACARHLARIYQTIRG, encoded by the coding sequence GTGCGGGTTCTCCATCTCGGTAAGTACTATCCCCCCTTCGCCGGGGGCATGGAGCAGTTCCTCGGTGACCTGCTGCCGGCATTGCAGCGGGAGGGTATCGAGCCGGCGGCTCTAGTGCACGCCCATAACGAGGCAGAACGGCGGGAAAAGCCATTCCCGCTCTGGCGAGTGCCCAGTTGGGGCAGACTGCTGTATGCTCCGGTCAGTCCCGCCTATCCCCAGTGGCTGGCGAAGATGATCCAAAGCTTTCATCCCGACCTGCTCCACATCCATCTACCCAACCCCTCGGCTTTCTGGACTTTGGCCCTGCCGGCGGTCAGGCGTATTCCCTGGATCATTCACTGGCACGCCGATGTGGTGGCCTCTGAGATCGATACCAGACTGGCCCTGGCCTATAGACTGTACCGTCCCTTGGAACAGGCATTGTTGCGTCACAGCGCCAAAATCATTACCACCTCGCCGCCTTACCGGGATTCCAGCGAGCCGCTGAAAACCTGGCGGGCCAAAACCGAGGTCGTGCCGCTGGGGATCGATCCGGGCCGCCTGCCGCCACCCGATGCCGCCGACCTGGCCTGGGCTGAAGCGCAATGGCAGTCGGGCATACTGCGGGCGCTGTGCCTCGGCCGTCTGACCTATTACAAAGGCCACCGGGTTTTACTGGAGGCTGTGGCGCGGTGCAAGGACATCCACCTGATCTGTGTCGGTGGCGGAGAACTGCTGGAGGAACTGGAACACCAAATCAGGCAAAGATCACTGCAGGATCGGGTGCGGCTGGCGGGACAACTGCCGGAGCGGCAACGCAACGCCCTCCTGGCCAGTTGCGATGTCCTAGTATTGCCCTCGGTGGAACGCACCGAGGCCTTCGGCCTGGTACTGCTGGAGGCAATGGCCTACGGCAAGCCAGTAATCGCCACCCGGGTGCCGGGATCCGGCATGGGGTGGGTGGTGGAAAATGGGGAGACCGGCCTGCTGGTGAAACCGGACGATGCGGCGGCATTGGCACAGGCGTTTGATACTGTGAGAGAATATCCGGGCAGGAGGGGGCAAATGGGGGAAGCGGGCAGAGCACGGCTGGAGCAGCGATTCCACATCCGCGCCTGCGCCCGGCACCTCGCCCGGATCTACCAAACGATCCGTGGCTGA
- a CDS encoding DUF2304 domain-containing protein: MTYQLTSALLGFTLAVVILWLIYKDHMHTRHAFWWMAVAVTVFVLGFFPNLVDWLGLRLGVAYPPVLALVAAIGVLLVKLLLMDIENSRQERALRRLIQRMALLEAELKRSRE; encoded by the coding sequence ATGACCTATCAACTGACCTCCGCCCTGCTGGGGTTCACCCTGGCTGTCGTGATCCTGTGGCTGATCTACAAGGACCATATGCACACCCGCCACGCCTTCTGGTGGATGGCGGTCGCCGTGACCGTGTTCGTGCTTGGTTTCTTTCCCAATCTCGTCGATTGGCTCGGCCTGCGGCTGGGCGTCGCCTATCCCCCGGTGCTGGCCCTGGTCGCCGCCATCGGCGTGTTGCTGGTCAAGCTGCTGCTCATGGACATCGAAAACTCGCGCCAGGAACGGGCTCTGCGGCGGCTGATCCAGCGTATGGCCCTGTTGGAGGCGGAAT
- a CDS encoding DUF4160 domain-containing protein produces MTPTILQEDGYRYFFFSREEPRMHVHVVCAEGEAKFWLEPQIDLAKNYRLSRRQLKHIEQVIEANYATFVNAWKTHFRNRSDRDH; encoded by the coding sequence ATGACGCCGACAATCCTCCAGGAAGACGGTTATCGCTATTTCTTCTTTTCCCGGGAAGAACCCCGAATGCACGTACATGTGGTGTGTGCCGAGGGAGAAGCCAAATTCTGGCTGGAACCGCAGATCGACTTGGCGAAAAATTACCGCCTATCGCGACGGCAGTTGAAGCATATCGAGCAAGTCATCGAGGCCAACTATGCAACATTCGTCAACGCCTGGAAAACACACTTCAGGAATCGAAGTGACAGGGATCACTGA
- the mutS gene encoding DNA mismatch repair protein MutS: MTPTLPLEHHTPMVQQYLRLKAEYPDTLLLYRMGDFYELFFDDAVKAARLLDLTLTSRGESGGQRVPMAGIPYHALENYLARLLKLGESAAICEQIGDPAKSKGPVERKVVRVVTPGTATDEALLEERRDNLLLAVAPAGTGFGLAHLELSCARFAVQQVENEAALAAELERLDPAEILVPEDWDLPACLAERSGITCRPPWHFDPAGSRRLLLAQFKTRDLSGFGCEGLELAVAAAGALLQYVQETQRSALPHLTGLQVESGADTIGLDAASRRNLELDRHPSGKREFTLLGVLDATVTAAGGRLLKRWLHRPLRDRAAIEARLDAVETLIETGRYETLREALRRTGDIERAASRIALGTARPRDLALIRQTLETLPDLRGLLADSDTARLRHLRAELADLPEIQALLERALVAEPPALIRDGGVIAPGYDAELDELRRLSQHGDDWLLELERRERERSGIASLKLRYNKVHGYYLEIPRTQSERVPADYVRRQTLKNVERFITPELKAFEDKVLSAREKALALEKALYERLLQTLAPQVPAIQARARALAELDVLANLAERAVACDWRRPQLTDTPGIRIEAGRHPVVERQVDNFVPNDLELNPQRRLHIVTGPNMGGKSTYMRQNALIVLMAHLGSFVPAERAVIGPVDRIFTRIGASDDLASGRSTFMVEMTETATILHNATEHSLVLLDEIGRGTSTFDGLSLAWAVAERLLGRNRALTLFATHYFELTALTEQLEGAVNVHLEAAEYDGHIVFLHSVREGPASQSYGLQVAALAGVPQDVIERARRKLVELENRRDNTETPPPQLDLFTRPAGAWLDEQLQRLDPDGLTPRQALQLLYEWKERLEQHAGARS; the protein is encoded by the coding sequence ATGACCCCGACCCTTCCCCTCGAACACCACACCCCCATGGTGCAGCAGTACCTCCGCCTCAAGGCGGAGTACCCCGACACCCTGCTGCTGTACCGCATGGGAGATTTCTACGAGCTGTTTTTCGACGACGCGGTCAAGGCCGCCCGGCTGCTGGACCTGACCCTCACCTCCCGGGGCGAATCCGGCGGCCAGCGGGTGCCGATGGCCGGGATTCCCTATCACGCCCTGGAGAACTACCTGGCCCGCCTGCTGAAACTGGGCGAGTCGGCGGCGATCTGCGAACAGATCGGCGATCCGGCCAAATCGAAGGGACCGGTAGAGCGCAAGGTGGTGCGGGTGGTGACGCCGGGAACCGCCACCGACGAGGCCCTGCTGGAGGAGCGCCGCGACAACCTGCTGCTGGCCGTCGCCCCCGCCGGGACCGGCTTCGGCCTGGCCCACCTGGAGCTGAGCTGCGCCCGCTTCGCCGTGCAGCAGGTGGAAAATGAGGCGGCCCTGGCGGCGGAACTGGAGCGTCTCGATCCGGCGGAAATCCTGGTGCCGGAGGACTGGGACCTGCCTGCCTGTCTGGCCGAGCGCAGTGGCATCACCTGCCGCCCGCCGTGGCACTTCGACCCCGCAGGCAGTCGTCGCCTGCTGCTGGCGCAGTTCAAAACCCGCGATCTGTCCGGCTTCGGCTGCGAAGGGCTGGAGCTGGCGGTGGCCGCCGCCGGCGCCCTGCTCCAGTACGTGCAGGAAACCCAGCGCAGCGCCCTGCCGCATCTCACCGGACTGCAGGTGGAAAGCGGCGCCGACACCATCGGCCTGGACGCCGCCAGCCGCCGCAACCTGGAACTGGACCGGCACCCCTCGGGCAAACGCGAGTTCACCCTGCTGGGGGTGCTCGACGCCACCGTCACCGCCGCCGGCGGGCGTTTGCTGAAGCGCTGGCTCCACCGCCCCCTGCGCGACCGCGCCGCCATCGAGGCCCGTCTGGATGCGGTCGAGACCCTGATCGAAACCGGGCGCTACGAGACCCTGCGCGAGGCGCTGCGCCGGACCGGCGACATCGAACGGGCCGCCTCCCGCATCGCCTTAGGGACCGCCCGCCCCCGGGACCTGGCGCTGATCCGCCAGACCCTGGAGACCCTGCCGGACCTGCGCGGATTGCTGGCCGATTCCGACACCGCCCGCCTGCGCCATCTGCGGGCTGAGTTGGCGGATCTTCCGGAAATTCAGGCGCTGCTGGAACGGGCCCTCGTCGCCGAACCGCCGGCCCTGATCCGCGACGGCGGCGTCATAGCCCCCGGTTACGATGCCGAGCTGGACGAACTGCGGCGCCTGAGCCAGCACGGCGACGACTGGTTGCTGGAACTGGAACGGCGCGAACGCGAACGTTCCGGTATCGCCAGTCTCAAGCTGCGCTACAACAAGGTCCACGGCTATTATCTGGAAATTCCCCGCACCCAGAGCGAGCGGGTGCCGGCCGACTACGTCCGCCGCCAGACCCTCAAGAACGTCGAACGCTTCATCACCCCGGAACTAAAGGCCTTCGAGGACAAGGTCCTGAGCGCCCGGGAGAAAGCGTTGGCGCTGGAAAAGGCCCTGTACGAGCGGCTGCTGCAGACCCTGGCGCCCCAGGTGCCGGCCATCCAGGCCCGCGCCCGGGCGCTGGCGGAGCTGGACGTGCTCGCCAACCTCGCCGAACGGGCCGTCGCCTGTGACTGGCGTCGCCCCCAGCTGACGGACACACCGGGCATCCGCATCGAGGCCGGCCGACATCCGGTGGTGGAACGCCAGGTGGACAACTTCGTGCCCAACGACCTGGAACTGAACCCGCAGCGCCGCCTGCACATCGTCACCGGCCCGAACATGGGCGGGAAGTCCACATATATGCGCCAGAACGCCCTCATCGTGCTGATGGCCCACCTCGGCAGCTTCGTCCCCGCCGAGCGGGCGGTCATTGGCCCGGTGGACCGCATTTTCACCCGCATCGGCGCTTCCGACGACCTGGCCTCAGGGCGGTCCACCTTCATGGTGGAGATGACCGAAACCGCCACCATCCTCCACAACGCCACCGAACACAGCCTGGTGCTGCTGGACGAGATCGGCCGCGGCACCAGCACCTTCGACGGCCTGTCGCTGGCGTGGGCGGTGGCCGAAAGGCTCCTGGGCAGAAACCGGGCCCTGACCCTGTTCGCCACCCATTATTTCGAGCTTACCGCCCTGACCGAGCAGCTGGAAGGGGCCGTCAACGTCCACCTGGAGGCAGCCGAATACGACGGCCACATCGTGTTTCTCCACAGCGTGCGCGAGGGGCCGGCGAGCCAGAGCTACGGCCTGCAGGTGGCGGCCCTGGCCGGGGTGCCGCAGGATGTGATCGAGCGGGCGCGGCGCAAACTGGTGGAATTGGAAAACCGGCGTGACAATACGGAAACGCCCCCGCCGCAGCTGGATCTTTTCACCCGGCCGGCGGGCGCCTGGCTCGACGAGCAGCTGCAGCGGCTCGACCCGGACGGTCTGACCCCGCGCCAGGCCCTGCAGCTGTTGTACGAATGGAAGGAAAGACTGGAGCAGCACGCCGGCGCCCGTTCCTGA
- the cobO gene encoding cob(I)yrinic acid a,c-diamide adenosyltransferase, producing the protein MKPRSRRHGRVLVHTGEGKGKSSSAFGVAFRAAGWGMQVCVIQFIKGRWQTGEQRAAACFDNIEWHVKGEGFTWDTKNPQRDRAVARAAWDFARAKILSEKYDLVVLDEINYCCGYGWISGREIAAFIRTRKPAWLHLILTGRSAPPEVIEAADTVTEMRLVKHAYRQGIEAEQGIEF; encoded by the coding sequence GTGAAACCCCGTTCCCGCCGTCACGGCCGGGTGCTGGTGCACACCGGCGAGGGCAAGGGCAAATCCTCCAGCGCCTTTGGGGTGGCGTTCCGCGCCGCAGGCTGGGGGATGCAGGTATGCGTGATCCAGTTCATCAAGGGCCGCTGGCAGACCGGCGAACAGCGCGCCGCGGCCTGCTTCGACAACATCGAATGGCACGTCAAGGGCGAGGGATTCACCTGGGACACCAAGAACCCGCAGCGTGACCGGGCCGTCGCCCGGGCGGCCTGGGACTTCGCCCGGGCGAAGATCCTCAGCGAGAAATACGATCTCGTCGTCCTCGACGAGATCAACTACTGCTGCGGTTACGGCTGGATTTCCGGTCGGGAGATCGCCGCCTTCATCCGCACGCGCAAGCCCGCCTGGCTGCATTTGATCCTCACCGGCCGCAGTGCCCCCCCCGAGGTGATCGAGGCGGCCGATACCGTTACCGAGATGCGCCTGGTCAAGCACGCTTATCGGCAGGGGATCGAGGCCGAGCAGGGGATCGAGTTTTGA
- a CDS encoding tetratricopeptide repeat protein, whose protein sequence is MNQQYHFRSPVAQLAVIALAVAAAYGHTLDVPFYLDDYLTIETNGALRTWDWHDWSRFSPRRIVATATFALDHHLHGLNPAGYHITNIIIHGLVSWLVWALVRALLRTPALRDRCPSDFGIWLPWVTALVFALHPLQTQAVTYLTQRMASLAALWYLASVWAYLEARLASGRVRQGLWMAFAVVTAGLAFHTKENTVTLPLIWLWLEIVFFKSRWAGMVMVCCLTIGLGLLAAMSWVDHPWLRWLDHMTRETLWFGRGDYLAAQMKVLWWYVRLFFWPVGLRFDYALHQPPAWEDAGVIVAALGHIGVLGAALGYLRRYPVPAFSVLFYYTAQVIESSVIPIRDLVFEHRTYLPNFGLALLTAWILVVGLPERLPAARRWQPALALLLVCVLGWTTWQRNQLWRDPIAFWRENAALTPEGYRPLTELGYVYFHAGREADAKQVAAQLVTLLDHKGWQPGQENLTWSEVLNIALAYSLVGRHEDAARVARHYLDSFPVARAQGMFHLLLGDAAMVQKDFSKAERHYRRSLKYLPENLDAWLSLGEALGAQGRLVEARDVFRTILKHWPGQARARRKLALAEYLLQRRAGSPSR, encoded by the coding sequence ATGAACCAGCAGTATCATTTCCGCTCGCCGGTGGCGCAGCTCGCTGTAATCGCTTTGGCCGTCGCGGCGGCCTATGGCCATACCCTGGATGTGCCTTTTTACCTGGATGATTATCTGACTATCGAAACCAATGGGGCGTTGCGTACCTGGGATTGGCATGACTGGTCGCGCTTCAGCCCCAGGCGCATCGTGGCGACGGCCACCTTCGCGTTGGATCATCATCTTCATGGCTTGAACCCGGCCGGGTATCACATCACCAATATCATCATTCACGGGCTGGTCTCGTGGCTGGTTTGGGCGCTCGTGCGCGCTCTCCTGAGAACGCCGGCGCTGCGGGATCGGTGTCCGTCGGACTTCGGGATTTGGCTGCCATGGGTGACGGCCCTGGTTTTTGCATTGCATCCGCTTCAGACCCAGGCGGTGACCTATCTCACCCAGCGTATGGCTTCCCTGGCAGCGCTCTGGTACCTGGCCTCGGTGTGGGCCTACCTGGAGGCCCGGCTGGCCAGCGGCAGGGTCCGCCAGGGGCTCTGGATGGCCTTTGCTGTCGTCACCGCCGGACTGGCTTTTCACACCAAGGAGAACACCGTCACCCTCCCGTTGATCTGGCTATGGCTGGAGATCGTCTTTTTCAAGAGCCGTTGGGCGGGGATGGTCATGGTTTGCTGTTTGACGATCGGGCTGGGCCTGCTGGCCGCCATGAGCTGGGTGGATCATCCCTGGCTGCGCTGGCTCGATCATATGACCCGGGAAACCCTTTGGTTCGGCCGCGGCGATTATCTGGCGGCACAGATGAAAGTGCTGTGGTGGTACGTGCGCCTGTTTTTCTGGCCGGTCGGGCTACGTTTCGATTATGCTCTGCACCAGCCGCCCGCTTGGGAGGATGCGGGGGTCATCGTCGCAGCGCTGGGGCACATCGGTGTTCTGGGGGCGGCATTGGGGTATCTCAGGCGCTATCCTGTACCGGCCTTTTCGGTATTGTTCTATTACACGGCGCAGGTGATCGAATCCTCAGTTATTCCTATTCGGGACCTGGTTTTCGAGCACCGGACCTATCTGCCCAATTTCGGTCTGGCATTGCTGACGGCCTGGATACTGGTCGTCGGGCTGCCTGAGCGTCTGCCTGCGGCAAGGCGCTGGCAACCTGCCCTGGCGCTGTTGCTCGTGTGTGTGCTTGGCTGGACCACCTGGCAGCGGAATCAGTTGTGGCGTGATCCCATTGCTTTCTGGCGAGAGAATGCAGCGCTGACGCCGGAAGGCTATCGGCCGCTGACGGAACTGGGTTACGTCTATTTCCATGCTGGTCGTGAGGCAGATGCGAAACAGGTGGCGGCACAGTTGGTGACTTTGCTGGACCACAAGGGCTGGCAGCCGGGACAGGAGAACCTGACCTGGAGTGAAGTGCTCAACATCGCCCTGGCTTATTCTCTGGTGGGCCGGCATGAGGATGCCGCCCGGGTGGCCCGTCATTATCTCGACAGTTTCCCGGTAGCCCGGGCCCAGGGGATGTTCCATTTGCTGTTGGGTGATGCGGCGATGGTACAGAAGGATTTTTCAAAGGCTGAGCGTCATTACCGTCGGTCTCTGAAATATTTGCCGGAGAACCTGGATGCCTGGTTGTCGCTGGGAGAAGCGCTCGGCGCCCAGGGCCGCTTGGTCGAGGCGCGGGATGTTTTCCGCACCATTCTGAAGCACTGGCCCGGTCAGGCCCGCGCCCGCCGCAAACTGGCCCTTGCGGAATATCTGCTGCAACGCCGTGCGGGTTCTCCATCTCGGTAA
- a CDS encoding glycosyltransferase family 2 protein, translating to MRLTPEQVATIRRVVRETAANRHLAVVMPARDEAAVIAGVIASVSRHLPGSPVIVVDDASADGTAAVAEQAGAVVLRLPVPLGAWGAIQTGMRYALKQGFDAVVTMDADGQHLAEEIPKLLKIRDQDGADVVIGAYPERGSRARRLAWSLFRRLSGFSLADLTSGFRIYSRRALWLLASPRATLLEYQDLGVLILMRSSGLKIVETAVIMRPRLAGKSRVFSSWWRVALYMAQTVLLLLACAHHRRRFKSG from the coding sequence ATGCGATTGACGCCCGAGCAGGTGGCAACCATCCGGCGTGTTGTCCGGGAGACCGCCGCCAACCGGCATCTGGCGGTGGTCATGCCCGCCCGGGACGAGGCGGCTGTCATCGCCGGAGTGATCGCCTCGGTCAGTCGTCATCTGCCCGGAAGCCCGGTGATCGTGGTCGATGATGCCAGCGCCGATGGCACCGCCGCAGTGGCGGAACAGGCCGGCGCTGTGGTGCTGCGCCTGCCGGTTCCCCTGGGGGCCTGGGGGGCGATCCAGACCGGGATGCGCTACGCCCTCAAGCAGGGCTTCGACGCCGTGGTGACCATGGACGCCGACGGCCAGCACCTGGCGGAGGAAATTCCCAAGTTGTTGAAAATCCGAGATCAGGATGGAGCCGATGTGGTCATCGGTGCTTATCCCGAGCGCGGCAGCCGGGCGCGGCGTCTGGCCTGGAGCCTGTTCCGCCGGCTGAGCGGCTTTTCCCTCGCCGACCTGACTTCGGGATTCAGAATTTACAGCCGCCGGGCCTTGTGGCTGCTGGCCTCTCCCCGGGCCACCTTGTTAGAATACCAAGACTTGGGCGTACTCATCCTAATGCGGTCCAGCGGCTTGAAAATCGTCGAAACGGCAGTAATCATGCGCCCCCGGCTGGCGGGCAAGTCACGGGTGTTCAGCAGCTGGTGGCGGGTGGCACTGTACATGGCCCAGACTGTGCTGCTGCTGCTTGCCTGCGCCCATCATCGCCGCAGATTCAAATCCGGATGA
- a CDS encoding methyl-accepting chemotaxis protein has product MTDKSQRYQYQPFLRTKINLLCAAVVLLPLAFMIWQGFSRGWDVSLALLPLAMAAVAWFGHRTISRYLDAIGRVHQVLKRCRQGEFHHRITHVHALGEVGQIAWELNEFLDLCEAYFREMTTVFTRAGNGDFHRRAFGHGLPGRLRQSLKYANLALETMKENHEHQLATRLSHNLHDLNTGNLVSNLKLCQNDMVQITQILEDVVKIADENATAASESKAGVDEVREAVGNIADKVASAARIINDLSENSKQVINSLSIITEIADQTSLLALNASIEAARAGEYGRGFAVVADEVKALSNRTKEAAVEISKILQSFGTSVEAISREASESVSLAEQMQPLVQAFSIRFGEFEQASHRTIVQATNAQETAFSTLVKVDHVIYKQNAYLAVADPGTNVNEGKAIAVDDHSCRLGKWYYEGVGKERFSSLPSYKKLEAPHEEVHTSAHRALELARQDWKANQHLIDEITAAMEKMERSSLGVMEVLNQMNAESIARREQQEQRLHQ; this is encoded by the coding sequence ATGACCGACAAAAGCCAACGTTACCAATACCAACCGTTTCTGCGGACCAAGATCAACCTTCTGTGTGCCGCCGTCGTTCTGCTGCCGCTCGCCTTTATGATCTGGCAGGGATTCAGCCGGGGCTGGGACGTGTCGCTGGCGCTGCTGCCGCTGGCCATGGCGGCCGTCGCCTGGTTCGGCCATCGCACCATCAGCCGCTATCTCGATGCCATCGGCCGGGTTCACCAGGTGTTGAAGCGTTGCCGCCAGGGTGAGTTCCATCACCGCATCACCCACGTCCATGCCCTGGGAGAAGTGGGGCAGATAGCCTGGGAGCTGAATGAGTTCCTCGACCTGTGCGAGGCCTATTTCCGCGAGATGACCACCGTGTTCACCCGCGCCGGCAACGGCGATTTCCACCGCCGCGCCTTCGGCCACGGCCTGCCGGGGCGGCTGCGCCAGAGTCTGAAGTACGCCAACCTTGCGCTGGAGACCATGAAGGAGAACCACGAACACCAGCTGGCCACCCGCCTGTCCCACAATCTCCACGACCTCAACACCGGCAATCTGGTCAGCAACCTCAAACTGTGCCAGAACGACATGGTCCAGATCACCCAGATCCTCGAAGACGTGGTGAAGATCGCCGACGAGAACGCCACCGCCGCCTCCGAGAGCAAGGCGGGGGTGGACGAGGTGCGCGAGGCGGTCGGCAACATCGCTGACAAGGTCGCCTCCGCCGCCCGCATCATCAACGATCTGAGCGAGAACAGCAAACAGGTGATCAATTCCCTGTCGATCATCACCGAAATCGCCGACCAGACCAGCCTGCTGGCCCTCAACGCCTCCATCGAGGCCGCCCGCGCCGGCGAATACGGCCGCGGTTTCGCCGTCGTCGCCGACGAGGTCAAGGCCCTGTCCAACCGCACCAAAGAGGCGGCGGTGGAGATTTCCAAGATCCTGCAGAGCTTCGGCACCAGCGTGGAGGCGATTTCCCGGGAGGCGAGCGAATCGGTCTCCCTGGCCGAGCAGATGCAGCCGCTGGTGCAGGCTTTCAGTATCCGCTTCGGCGAGTTCGAACAGGCCTCGCACCGCACCATCGTTCAGGCCACCAATGCCCAGGAAACCGCTTTCAGCACCCTGGTGAAGGTGGACCACGTCATCTACAAGCAGAACGCCTATCTTGCCGTTGCCGATCCGGGAACCAACGTCAACGAGGGCAAGGCCATCGCCGTGGACGATCACTCCTGCCGCCTCGGCAAATGGTACTACGAGGGGGTCGGCAAGGAGCGTTTCAGCAGCCTGCCGAGTTACAAGAAGCTCGAGGCACCCCACGAGGAGGTGCATACCTCAGCCCACCGGGCGCTGGAACTGGCCCGCCAGGACTGGAAAGCCAACCAGCACCTCATCGACGAAATCACCGCCGCGATGGAGAAGATGGAAAGGAGCAGTCTGGGCGTGATGGAAGTGCTCAATCAGATGAACGCGGAGTCCATCGCCCGCCGCGAACAGCAGGAACAACGCCTGCACCAATAG